The proteins below come from a single Drosophila kikkawai strain 14028-0561.14 chromosome 3R, DkikHiC1v2, whole genome shotgun sequence genomic window:
- the Ubc84D gene encoding ubiquitin-conjugating enzyme E2-18 kDa has protein sequence MAATRRLTRELSDLNDAKMSTLRNLESSDETLLLWTGLLVPEKAPYNKGAFRIEITFPPQYPFMPPKILFKTKIYHPNVDEKGEVCLSIINSDNWKPTTRTEDVLQALVAIIHNPEPEHPLRSDLAEEFVKEHKKFMKTAEEFTKKNAEKRPE, from the coding sequence ATGGCTGCCACTCGTCGCCTGACCCGCGAGCTCTCGGACTTGAATGATGCCAAGATGAGCACGCTGCGGAACCTTGAGAGCAGCGACGAGACCCTGCTGCTGTGGACGGGACTGCTAGTTCCGGAAAAGGCCCCCTACAACAAGGGCGCATTCCGCATCGAGATCACCTTCCCGCCCCAATACCCCTTCATGCCGCCAAAGATCCTCTTCAAGACGAAAATCTACCACCCCAATGTGGACGAGAAGGGAGAGGTGTGTCTGTCGATTATCAATTCTGACAACTGGAAGCCCACCACGCGGACGGAGGACGTGCTGCAGGCTCTGGTGGCCATCATCCACAATCCAGAGCCAGAGCATCCGCTGCGTTCCGACCTGGCCGAGGAGTTTGTCAAGGAGCACAAGAAGTTCATGAAGACCGCCGAGGAGTTCACCAAGAAGAACGCGGAAAAGCGACCAGAGTAA